Proteins from one Oncorhynchus masou masou isolate Uvic2021 chromosome 12, UVic_Omas_1.1, whole genome shotgun sequence genomic window:
- the LOC135551037 gene encoding P2X purinoceptor 1-like codes for MEDKQEKRTLLKVFGIRFDIIVRSVARKFDIIPTLTAIGSGVGIFGVATVVCDLILLYLLPKREFYNNMKFKVTETMEKDTIEHETLVSVDSPENKKQRFHGH; via the exons ATGGAGGACAAGCAGGAGAAAAGGACGCTTCTGAAAGTATTTGGGATTCGATTTGACATCATTGTTCGTTCAGTG GCCAGAAAATTTGATATCATTCCAACATTAACAGCTATAGGATCTGGTGTTGGAATCTTTGGAGTG GCAACTGTAGTATGTGATCTGATTCTCCTGTATCTACTACCCAAGAGGGAATTCTACAACAACATGAAATTCAAGGTCACTGAAACGATGGAGAAG GACACCATTGAacatgagaccctggtctcagtAGACTCCCCTGAAAATAAAAAACAACGATT